The following DNA comes from Cedecea neteri.
AGTTTAGCGCTCAGGATAAAATTGACCTCGGTAAGATCTGGCCGGAATATTCCAGCGGTTCGCTGACCCTCAGCGACAATGAAAGGATCTACGCCGCAAAATTTAACGAGCGGCTGCTCGGTGCGGTGCGCGTCACGCTCACAGGCGATGCCGGAGCGCTGGATTCGCTGCGAGTTCGTGAAATTACCCGCCGCAGAGGCGTGGGGCAGTATTTGCTGGAAGAGGTCATGCGGGATAACCCAGCGGTTGCGCACTGGTGGCTGGCAGATGTTGGCGTTGAGGATCATGCCGTGATGACGGCGTTTATGCAGGCTTCCGGGTTCCGCGAGCAGAGCGGTGGCTGGGGGAAGTGAGCAGCCCTCACCCCGACCCTCTCCCGAAAGGAGAGGGAGAAAACACTAATTTTCAGAGTCGGTTGTGAGAACCCTCACCCCGGCCCTCTCCCAGAGGGAGAGGGAGTAAACACTAAAACGGCAACCCAGGGTTGCCGTTTGCTTTTATTTTGCGTCAGTGGCTGTGCCGTTGGCATGCCAGGTGAACACGCCGAACTCAAAGCCTTTCAGGTCGCCTTTCTCATCCCACGACAGCGGCCCCATTACGGTATCCACGGTCGCCCCTTTCAGGTATTTCGAGATTGCCGCCGGATCTGCACTCTGGTTCAGGCCAGCTGCCAGAGACTGCAGGGCTGCGTAGGTAGTCCAGACGAATGCACCACTTGGATCCTGTTTCTTAGCTTTGATCGCGTCCACAATCGGTTTGTTGGCCGGAACCTGATCGTAGTTCTTCGGTTTGGTCACCAGCAGGCCTTCTGCGGAATCTCCGGCAATGTTAGACAGAGAAACGTTCGCTACGCCTTCAGGCCCCATGAACTGAGTTTTCAGGCCAGCGGCGCGGGACTGACGCAGGATCTGCCCCATTTCCGGGTGGTAGCCACCGTAGTAAACGAAGTCGATGTTTTCTTTCTTCAGGCGGGCAACCAGCGTGGAGAAGTCTTTCTCACCGGCGGTGATCCCGTCGAAGAACACCACATTAGCGCCGCCTTTTTTCAGGCCGTCCTGCACGGAACGCGCCAGGCCTTCACCGTACTGCTGCTTGTCGTGGATGACCGCAATACGCTTAGGCTTCACGTGTTCCAGGATGTATTTCGCCGCGGTTGGGCCCTGGTCGGAATCCAGACCGGTGGTACGCAGAGTCAGCTTATAGCCACGCGCGGTCAGCTCAGGAGCAGTAGCCGCCGGGGTAATCATCAGAATACCTTCGTCTTCGTAGATGTCAGACGCTGGCTGAGTGGAAGAAGAGCACAGGTGACCGATAACGTACTTGATGCCATCGTTCACCACTTTGTTCGCTACCGCGACCGCTTGTTTCGGGTCACAGGCATCGTCATATTTGGTGATAACCAGTTTGTCGCCTTTGATCCCGCCTTTGGCGTTAATGTCAGCCACCGCCTGCTCAGCACCGGTAAATTCCTGATCGCCGTATTGCGCGACCGGCCCAGACATTGCCCCTACTACCGCGACCTTAATATCTTTTGCCATCGCCGCGTGGCTCATTGCCAGTGCAATGCATCCTGCCAGTAAGGCTTTACCCGTCATTTTCATCCTGAGAGTCCCCATTGTTATGGTTATTGAATTTGTTGTGTTGTTGTTTGTTAGCGCATTATTCTGTTTGTAGGTATAAGAAAAGCATATGATAGCTAACTTAAGGGCAGCAGCCGGCGCTACGGCAGCACACTATGCTAAACATAGCGCCATTTGCGATAATTTGGAAAGACATATTTGAAGGTTAGATAACGGGAATGTGACAAAAAAATAACCGCGCCGGAAAGCCTCCAGACGCGGGGGAGCAAGCCTCGGAATCACCAACCTGCCGGCAAATATCCCAGAGCGGAAGCAACCGCATAAACGGCACTACAGAGATACAGCAACACAATGAAAATCTGGATCAGCGGGTGAGTCATAAACGCCGGGCAGGTCCAGCCCGGCGTGACATCGCCGTTGCGGCGGGCGCCTTTGATCATCAGGATCGGCATAATCGATAAAATCACCCCGCTGAACACGCCGGCAAAATAGAGCGCATTCACGAACGACACCAGCCCGCTGTAGGCCAGCACAAACGGCGGGATAGCCACCACCAGCAGCACCAGAAAACGCTTCAGAGAAGGCTCATCGCTGCCCAGGCGGAAGCGGTCAAAGATATTGGTCAGGAAACTTCCGCCCAGCCCCCAGTACGACGTCAGCATGGCGCACAGTGCAAACAGGTTCGCCGAGAAGAATGCCCACTCTCCCAGCGCTTTCCCCCAGGAAATCGTCGCCACCTCAGAGATATCGTCCAGCCCGTTAAGCATGATGACCGACATCGGCACCAGGGCCAGCAGCGCGAAGGTCACCACCATGCCAACGATGATGGCTTTCGGCAGCTTTTCGGGCTTGTCGGCAAAACCACGCGCCATCTCCGGCACGATGTACTGCGCCGAGAAGCAGAACACTACCACGTTGAACACCGGCACCATGTAGAGCCAGTTACCTTCCAGCAGGTAGCCGACGCTGGTCGTCTCTTTCAGCAAAGTGGCAATCACCAGCACCGCGATCATCACCACCATGCCAACGCTAATGAACTTTTCCCCACGCCCGATGGCTTTCAGGCCCATGTACAGCACGCCCGCCGCCGGGATGAAAAACAGCACGCTGCCCAGAGCCGGGGAGATACCAAACAAAGAGTGCAGCAGTTTGCCGCTGCCGGTCATATAGGCGGTCAACGCCCCGACGCTGTTTACGCAGACGGAAAGGAACATCATCAGCGCACCAAAGCGCCCGACGTAGCGCAGCGACAGCCCGCTGAGCTGCAGATGCTGACGGGTTCGCAGCGTGGATTCGGCGACGTAAAGCATCGTCACGGTGGTCAGGCTGCCCACCAGCACCAGCCAGAAAAGCAGCGGCCAGAAGCCCGCTTTACTTGAGGCATAGGCGATAGAAAGCACGCCCGCGCCAATGTTAGTGCCGACAATCATCGACACGCCTTCAACGAAACTCAGAGATTTTCCGGGAACAGCTGTCCGCTCCCCGCGCGCAACGGCGGGAGAGAAGGTGGAGTTTTCAGACATAATATTTTCCGTATTACTCCGGCGGTAACGCCCGCCGGAAAACAGGGGATATCAGGGTGATAAACCACTTCACGCTGGGAAAAAACGCTGCGGCCGCCTTATGTATGGCGGGCTTCCCTGCCGCCGCAAACTACGGGGATTAGCCCTTAAGCACCTGGGACAGAATAGCCAGAGCTTTGGTGAACTGAGCATCAGGAATGGTCAGCGGATAAAGGAAGCGGATAACGTTGCCGTAGACACCGCAGCTCAGCAGCAGCAGCCCTTTCTCCTGAGCTTTCAGCTGAACTTCACGGGTATATTCTGGCGAAGGTTTCCCGGTCTGCGGATCGTTAAACTCCACCGCCACCATTGAACCCTGCCCGCGCACGTCCACAATCGCCGGGCAGCTTTGGCGCGCCTGATTCAGCACTTCTTTCAGGTGTTCACCAAGCTGGGTCGCACGCTTGCACAGCTGCTCTTCTTTGATCACATCCAGCACTGCGTGAGCCGCCGCAACCGCCAGCGGGTTGCCCGCATAAGTGCCGCCCAGGCCGCCAGGCGCAGGGGCATCCATTACTTCGGCACGGCCGACAACGCCGGACAACGGGAAGCCACCGGCCAGGCTTTTCGCCATCGTCATCAGGTCGGCTTTGACGTCGTAATAGTCCATCGCAAACAGCTTGCCGGTGCGCGCGAAGCCGGTCTGCACTTCATCGGCAATCAGCAGAATGCAGTGGGTGTCACACAGCTGACGCAGCGCCTGCATAAATTCAGGTGGCGCCACGTTGAAGCCGCCTTCTCCCTGAACCGGCTCCAGTACGATGGCCGCAACCTGGTCCGCGGCGATATCGGCTTTAAAGATGCGATCCAGGCTTTTCAGCGCATCGTCTGTTGTCACGCCGTGAGCGGCATTCGGGTAAACCGCGTGGTAGACAGAGCCAGGGAATGGGCCAAAACCGATTTTGTAAGGTGCCACTTTGCCGGTCAGCGCCATGGTCATAAAGGTACGGCCATGGAAGCCGCCGCCAAAGGTGATCAGCCCGGGACGTTTGGTATAAGCGCGGGCGATTTTCACCGCATTCTCAACCGCTTCTGCACCGGTAGTGAAGAACGCGGTTTTCGCCGGGCCGTCAATCGGCGCCAGTTCGTTAATGCGCTCGGCCAGCGAAACGTAGCTTTCATAAGGGACAATCTGGTAAGCCGTGTGGGTAAAGGCCTGCAATTGTTTTTCTACAGCGGCAATCACTTTCGGGTGACGATGGCCGGTGTTCAGCACGGCGATCCCAGCAGCGAAGTCGATAACCTCGTTGCCTTCCACATCCCACAGGGTGGCGTTCTCCGCCTTCTCTGCAAAGTAGCTACACATCACGCCTACACCGCGCGGCGTGGCCTGTAAACGACGCTGATTCAGCTCTGCACTTTTCACCTTGGTCTCTCCTGTTAAGTCAGTCACTTTGTCGCAACAAATCAGAAACAATGTCGTTTATTTACACAGGTATTGGCCCTATAATCGAGTACCAATTCAGATTATCTGAGGGATCCAATTGCGAGATTTAGTGGGTGATTTGATTCTTGTCAGGCTGCACGAAGAGACCGATATTCTGCTGCATAAGCGCCTGTATAACGCGCTACGCCGCTCCATTCTGGATGGTGCATTGCCGCCCCACAGCCGCTTGCCCGCCTCCCGCGACTTAGCCAGCGAACTCAATATCTCTCGTAACACTGTGTTAACAGTTTATGAGCAGCTTATGACCGAGGGGTACGTTTCATCCCGCCAGGGCAGCGGGACTTTTGTTGAAAAAACGCTGCCGGATCGCTTCACCTCCACGGGAAGCTTTGGCGAAGGTGGCGTGGCGTCTGTACCCGAGGTGTCTATTTCCCGTCGCGGCCAGCATCTTCTTTCGCAGGTGAGCGCCAGCCCGCGCCAGTGGGGAGCTTTTATTCCCGGCGTACCGGACGTCAACGCCTTCCCTCATCCGCTATTCAGCAAGATCCAGGCACGTATTAGCCGTCGCCCGAAACCGGAACGCCTGAGCTATAGCTGCAACGGCGGCACGCCTGAACTGCAGCATGCGCTGGTCGACTATCTGCGTGTTTCACGGGGCGTAAACTGCCAGGTTGATCAAATCCTGATCACCGAAGGGATCCACCAGGCAATCGATCTGGTCACCCGGATGCTGTGTGACAGAGGCGACCTGGCGTGGATCGAAGAACCTTCTTACTGGGGCATTCGCCACGTACTGACGATGAATGATGTGCGAGTCACGCCGCTCACCGTCGATGAGAACGGCCTTTGCCCGCCAGAGAAAGTCACCGAAGCGCCACGCTTAATCTTTGTCACGCCGTCTCATCAGTACCCGCTGGGGGCGGTGATGAGCCTGGAGCGCCGCCAGCGCCTGTTGGCACTCGCCCGCCAGCACGGCAGCTGGATTATTGAAGATGACTACGACAGCGAATTTCGCTTTTCTGGCCA
Coding sequences within:
- a CDS encoding PLP-dependent aminotransferase family protein, which gives rise to MRDLVGDLILVRLHEETDILLHKRLYNALRRSILDGALPPHSRLPASRDLASELNISRNTVLTVYEQLMTEGYVSSRQGSGTFVEKTLPDRFTSTGSFGEGGVASVPEVSISRRGQHLLSQVSASPRQWGAFIPGVPDVNAFPHPLFSKIQARISRRPKPERLSYSCNGGTPELQHALVDYLRVSRGVNCQVDQILITEGIHQAIDLVTRMLCDRGDLAWIEEPSYWGIRHVLTMNDVRVTPLTVDENGLCPPEKVTEAPRLIFVTPSHQYPLGAVMSLERRQRLLALARQHGSWIIEDDYDSEFRFSGQPIPALQGLVTDAPVVYIGTFSKTLYPGLRLGYVVLPRPLVNDLKTAHAELYRGGHSLIQQALAEFITAGHYSAHIRRMRLLYGRRRAFLTDLISRHCGPQALSDFSDNAGLHLILNLPDEADDVAIAERANARNILVRPLSRYYLTEQRKKGLLMGFASLPESEMEAAFAVLLACMPEHKKQNAPA
- a CDS encoding branched-chain amino acid ABC transporter substrate-binding protein produces the protein MKMTGKALLAGCIALAMSHAAMAKDIKVAVVGAMSGPVAQYGDQEFTGAEQAVADINAKGGIKGDKLVITKYDDACDPKQAVAVANKVVNDGIKYVIGHLCSSSTQPASDIYEDEGILMITPAATAPELTARGYKLTLRTTGLDSDQGPTAAKYILEHVKPKRIAVIHDKQQYGEGLARSVQDGLKKGGANVVFFDGITAGEKDFSTLVARLKKENIDFVYYGGYHPEMGQILRQSRAAGLKTQFMGPEGVANVSLSNIAGDSAEGLLVTKPKNYDQVPANKPIVDAIKAKKQDPSGAFVWTTYAALQSLAAGLNQSADPAAISKYLKGATVDTVMGPLSWDEKGDLKGFEFGVFTWHANGTATDAK
- the panM gene encoding aspartate 1-decarboxylase autocleavage activator PanM; this encodes MKLTIIRLFEFSAQDKIDLGKIWPEYSSGSLTLSDNERIYAAKFNERLLGAVRVTLTGDAGALDSLRVREITRRRGVGQYLLEEVMRDNPAVAHWWLADVGVEDHAVMTAFMQASGFREQSGGWGK
- a CDS encoding 4-aminobutyrate--2-oxoglutarate transaminase; protein product: MKSAELNQRRLQATPRGVGVMCSYFAEKAENATLWDVEGNEVIDFAAGIAVLNTGHRHPKVIAAVEKQLQAFTHTAYQIVPYESYVSLAERINELAPIDGPAKTAFFTTGAEAVENAVKIARAYTKRPGLITFGGGFHGRTFMTMALTGKVAPYKIGFGPFPGSVYHAVYPNAAHGVTTDDALKSLDRIFKADIAADQVAAIVLEPVQGEGGFNVAPPEFMQALRQLCDTHCILLIADEVQTGFARTGKLFAMDYYDVKADLMTMAKSLAGGFPLSGVVGRAEVMDAPAPGGLGGTYAGNPLAVAAAHAVLDVIKEEQLCKRATQLGEHLKEVLNQARQSCPAIVDVRGQGSMVAVEFNDPQTGKPSPEYTREVQLKAQEKGLLLLSCGVYGNVIRFLYPLTIPDAQFTKALAILSQVLKG
- a CDS encoding aromatic amino acid transport family protein codes for the protein MSENSTFSPAVARGERTAVPGKSLSFVEGVSMIVGTNIGAGVLSIAYASSKAGFWPLLFWLVLVGSLTTVTMLYVAESTLRTRQHLQLSGLSLRYVGRFGALMMFLSVCVNSVGALTAYMTGSGKLLHSLFGISPALGSVLFFIPAAGVLYMGLKAIGRGEKFISVGMVVMIAVLVIATLLKETTSVGYLLEGNWLYMVPVFNVVVFCFSAQYIVPEMARGFADKPEKLPKAIIVGMVVTFALLALVPMSVIMLNGLDDISEVATISWGKALGEWAFFSANLFALCAMLTSYWGLGGSFLTNIFDRFRLGSDEPSLKRFLVLLVVAIPPFVLAYSGLVSFVNALYFAGVFSGVILSIMPILMIKGARRNGDVTPGWTCPAFMTHPLIQIFIVLLYLCSAVYAVASALGYLPAGW